One region of Juglans regia cultivar Chandler chromosome 4, Walnut 2.0, whole genome shotgun sequence genomic DNA includes:
- the LOC108989979 gene encoding CBL-interacting protein kinase 2-like, whose amino-acid sequence MENKGSILMQRYELGRQLGQGTFAKVYHARNLKTGMSVAIKVIDKEKILKVGMIDQIKREISVMGLVRHQNVVELYEVMASKTKIYFVMEYAKGGELFSKVAKGKLKEDVARRYFQQLISAVDYCHSRGVFHRDLKPENLLLDENGNLKVSDFGLSALAESKRHDGLLHTTCGTPAYVAPEVINRKGYDGSKADIWSCGVILFVLLAGYLPFHDANLMEMYRKIGKGEFKFPNWFGPEVRRLLSKILDPNPNTRISMAKIMDNSWFRRGLIPKSRIIQSEVKEPALLDADAVFGQNENNISITESKQDLATPSNLNAFDIISFSAGFDLSGLFENADQKKEVRFTSNKPASTIISKLEEIGKRLRLKVKKKDGGLLKMEGSKEGRKGLLGIDTEIFEITPLFHLVEMKKSSGDTLEYQKMLKQEIRPGLKDIVWTWQGEQQQQQQEEEEEEEEEEPPPALPHQLVSPLDS is encoded by the coding sequence ATGGAAAACAAAGGGAGTATATTGATGCAGCGGTACGAATTAGGAAGACAATTGGGCCAAGGTACCTTTGCCAAGGTTTACCACGCAAGGAACCTTAAGACTGGCATGAGTGTGGCCATTAAGGTAATTGATAAAGAGAAGATCTTGAAGGTTGGGATGATTGATCAGATTAAGAGGGAAATTTCTGTGATGGGATTGGTTAGACATCAAAACGTGGTGGAGCTTTATGAAGTAATGGCCAGCAAAACCAAGATTTACTTTGTTATGGAATATGCTAAAGGTGGTGAGTTGTTCAGCAAGGTAGCCAAAGGAAAACTCAAGGAGGATGTTGCTAGAAGATATTTCCAACAGTTGATCAGTGCTGTTGACTACTGCCACAGTCGAGGTGTGTTCCATCGGGATTTGAAGCCAGAAAACCTACTGTTGGATGAGAATGGGAATCTAAAGGTTTCGGATTTTGGACTGAGTGCACTTGCTGAATCTAAGCGTCATGATGGGTTGCTCCATACAACCTGTGGAACTCCTGCATATGTTGCTCCAGAGGTGATTAACCGAAAAGGCTACGATGGATCCAAAGCAGATATTTGGTCTTGTGGGGTGATTTTATTTGTTCTGTTGGCTGGCTATCTCCCATTCCATGATGCAAATCTGATGGAGATGTATAGAAAGATTGGTAAGGGTGAATTTAAATTCCCAAACTGGTTTGGCCCTGAAGTTCGCAGATTGTTGTCAAAGATTTTGGATCCAAACCCAAATACCAGGATATCCATGGCCAAGATAATGGATAATTCATGGTTCCGGAGGGGGTTGATTCCCAAATCCAGAATTATTCAATCAGAGGTGAAAGAGCCTGCCCTTCTGGATGCTGATGCGGTTTTTGGACAAAATGAGAATAACATCTCCATTACAGAATCGAAACAAGATCTGGCAACGCCCTCTAACTTGAATGCTTTTGATATCATCTCCTTTTCTGCTGGCTTTGACTTGTCTGGTTTATTTGAGAACGCTGACCAGAAGAAAGAAGTGCGATTTACATCCAACAAACCTGCCTCAACAATAATCTCGAAGCTGGAAGAGATTGGAAAGCGACTAAGActgaaagtgaaaaagaaagatgggGGGTTACTGAAAATGGAGGGGTCCAAGGAAGGCAGGAAAGGGCTGTTGGGAATTGATACAGAGATCTTTGAGATCACTCCACTTTTCCATTTGGTGGAGATGAAAAAGTCGAGTGGAGATACACTGGAGTACCAAAAGATGTTGAAACAGGAGATAAGACCAGGTCTCAAGGACATTGTTTGGACCTGGCAAGgagagcagcagcagcagcagcaagaagaagaagaagaagaagaagaagaagaaccaccTCCTGCTCT